A region from the Drosophila bipectinata strain 14024-0381.07 chromosome 3R, DbipHiC1v2, whole genome shotgun sequence genome encodes:
- the E(spl)mgamma-HLH gene encoding enhancer of split mgamma protein: MSSMQMSEMSKTYQYRKLMKPMLERKRRARINKCLDELKDLMVATLESEGEHVTRLEKADILELTVTHLQKMKQQRQHKRASGDESLTPAEGFRSGYIHAVNEVSRSLSQLPGMNVSLGTQLMTHLGQRLNQIQPAVKEVLPVTAPLSVQIATRDAYSVPISPVSSFAGSPNSNASSASTSLLTTIDVTKMEDDSEDEENVWRPW, translated from the coding sequence ATGTCGTCGATGCAAATGTCCGAGATGTCCAAGACCTACCAGTACCGCAAATTGATGAAGCCCATGCTGGAGCGCAAACGCCGGGCCAGGATCAACAAATGCCTAGACGAGCTGAAGGACCTGATGGTAGCCACTCTGGAGTCCGAGGGCGAGCACGTCACCCGCCTGGAGAAGGCCGACATCCTGGAGCTCACAGTCACCCACCTGCAGAAAATGAAGCAGCAGCGCCAGCACAAGCGAGCTTCCGGAGATGAAAGTCTGACCCCGGCTGAGGGATTCCGATCCGGATACATCCACGCCGTCAACGAGGTTTCCCGTTCGCTGTCCCAACTTCCCGGCATGAACGTCAGCCTGGGCACCCAGTTGATGACCCACCTCGGCCAGCGCCTTAACCAGATCCAGCCAGCCGTTAAAGAAGTCCTGCCAGTCACGGCTCCTCTCTCCGTGCAGATCGCCACCCGGGACGCCTACTCCGTCCCTATTTCACCTGTCTCCAGCTTCGCCGGCAGTCCCAACTCCAATGCCAGCTCGGCCAGCACCTCCCTGTTGACCACCATTGATGTCACCAAAATGGAGGACGACAGCGAGGATGAGGAGAACGTGTGGCGCCCCTGGTAG
- the LOC108128516 gene encoding LOW QUALITY PROTEIN: uncharacterized protein (The sequence of the model RefSeq protein was modified relative to this genomic sequence to represent the inferred CDS: inserted 1 base in 1 codon; deleted 1 base in 1 codon; substituted 1 base at 1 genomic stop codon), translating into MSLPRAVPVRRRTDREGPNRGRRAQGGGGGVGKSRRKTRARAIHHRHAQALAHTTWQLGNNGDMTSTCLASLAPRMPPLCARLRSRQPKRAPCVPSSLKPKSRSRGDDGIVALGLLGSFLLAHSHTDLISFMKRHCVTLTXSNHRNGSNKRNHHRPQSTTQASVASSXQLTAGARMGRCIVRKFTRGIPTSIGIVPQTPAPGFPVSVSVFRPRSAVTLVWRILRDLFSGLGLGLGLGHCHCH; encoded by the exons ATGTCTCTCCCTCGTGCTGTTCCCGTGCGCCGGCGCACCGATCGGGAAGGGCCTAATAGGGGAAGAAGAGcccaaggaggaggaggaggggttGGAAAAAGCCGGAGAAAGACGAGAGCCAGAGCGATCCACCACCGCCACGCACAAGCATTAGCACACACGACATGGCAACTGGGAAACAACGGCGACATGACCTCGACCTGCCTTGCATCTCTGGCTCCTCGCATGCCACCGCTCTGCGCTCGC CTCCGCTCGAGACAGCCCAAACGTGCCCCATGCGTGCCTTCCTCACTTAAGCCAAAGAGCCGATCTCGTGGAGACGACGGCATTGTTGCACTTGGGT tgcTTGGCTCTTTCCTTTTGGCACACAGTCACACAGACCTTATTTCCTTTATGAAGCGACATTGCGTTACACTTA CCAGCAACCACCGCAACGGCAGCAACAAGAGAAACCACCACCGTCCGCAGAGCACCACCCAGGCAAGTGTGGCAAGCAGCTAGCAACTAACAGCCGGTGCACGGATGGGTCGGTGCATCGTGAGAAAGTTTACTCGAGGCATTCCCACAAGTATTGGGATTGTGCCGCAAACTCCTGCTCCCGGTTTccctgtttctgtttctgttttccGACCTCGGTCAGCTGTGACACTTGTTTGGCGCATTTTGCGAGATTTGTTTTCGGGATTGGGcttgggactgggactgggccattgccattgccattga
- the E(spl)mdelta-HLH gene encoding enhancer of split mdelta protein, with translation MAVEGQRFMTKTQHYRKVTKPLLERKRRARMNLYLDELKDLIVDTMDAQGEQVSKLEKADILELTVNYLKSQQHQQRLANPQSPRSSQVNFDKFRAGYTQAAYEVSHIFSTVPGLDLKFGTHLMKQLGHQLKDMKQDMDCTEPNDEPVNLSERKSDEHVPLKRSRSPQEHEQENPQGEDVWRPW, from the coding sequence ATGGCCGTGGAGGGTCAGCGATTTATGACCAAGACCCAGCACTACCGCAAGGTGACCAAACCGCTGCTGGAGCGGAAGAGGCGGGCCCGGATGAATCTCTATCTGGACGAGCTGAAAGACCTCATTGTGGACACTATGGACGCCCAGGGCGAGCAGGTCAGCAAGCTGGAGAAGGCCGACATTCTGGAGCTGACAGTCAACTACCTAAAGTCACAGCAGCACCAACAgcgcctggccaatccccaaTCCCCCCGATCCTCCCAGGTCAACTTTGACAAGTTCCGAGCTGGATACACCCAGGCTGCATATGAAGTCTCGCACATATTCTCCACTGTTCCCGGCTTGGATCTCAAGTTCGGCACCCACCTGATGAAGCAGCTGGGACACCAGCTGAAGGACATGAAACAGGACATGGACTGCACCGAGCCTAATGACGAGCCCGTCAATCTTTCCGAGCGCAAATCGGATGAACACGTACCTCTGAAACGCTCCAGGTCGCCGCAGGAGCACGAACAGGAGAACCCCCAGGGCGAGGATGTCTGGCGTCCCTGGTGA